GCCCGACTGGGCCGGCTGCGGGCCACCGCCCGACGCCGACGTCGGCGACCCGGCGGTACTGGCCCCGTTGCTCGCCGACGCCGACGTCGTCGTCACCGGCTGGGGCACCGCCGCGCTGACCGCCGAGCTGCTCACCGCGGCTCCCCGGCTGCGTCTGCTCGCGCACACCGGGGCCAGCGTGAAACCGTTCGTCACCCCGGCCAGCTTCGCCCGGGGCGTACGCGTCACCCAGGCCGGCGACGCGATGGCCTACGCGGGGGAGCAGGCCCTCGCGCTCACCCTCGCCCTGCTGCACCGGCTGCACCGCTTCGACCACGCGTTGCGTACCGGGGAGGACTGGGCGACGGCGAAGGCCGCCCGCCGCGTCAGGAACTACGTGGCGCCATCGTCGGGTCGTCGGCGCGTCCCGGACCGGCCGGGCCTACCTCGAGCTGGTCCGGGCGCTCGGCGCGCGGGTGCTGGTCGCCGACCCGTACCTGTCGGCCGAGCAGGCCGATCGGCTCGGTGCGACGCGGGTCGACCTGGACGACCTGCTGGCCGGCTCGCTGGTGGTCTCCCTGCACGCGCCGGTGCTGCCGGAGACCACCGGGATGATCGGCGCGCGGGAGTTGGCCCTGCTGCCCGACGGCGCCCTGCTGGTCAACACCGCCCGCGCCGCGCTGGTCGACGAGGCCGCGCTGCTGGCCGTCCTGTCCACCGGCAGGATCGACGCGGCGTTGGACGTCTTCGACGCCGAGCCGCTGCCGGTGGACCACCCGCTGCGGGCGCTGCCGAACGTGCTGCTGACCCCGCACGAGTCGGCGGGGACGGTGCAGTCGCGGCGGCGGCCGGGGCGATCGTGGCGGCGGAGGTCGCGCGGTTCCTGCGCGGTGAGCCGCTGCGTCACGAGGTGACCCCGGACCTGCTCACCAGCACGGGATGACCAGCTCCCGTCACCGGCGCCGGCGCGCCTGTGGCCGTGCTGACCTGCGGTGGCGGGCCCACCGCGACACTGAGTAGCCTCTGCGATCATGCGCATCGCCCTCGCCGGACTCGCCACCAGCCACCCCTACACCGACGCCCGCGCGCTGCGCGACGTCGCGCAGTTGACGGTGTGGGAGCCCGACCCGCACCGGCTGGACCGCTTCCGCGCCGAACACCCGCACGCCACGGTGCTGCCCGACCTCGACGCGCTGCTCGCCGCGGACCCGGACGGCGTGGTCCTCACCGTGCCCACCCCGGACGTGCCGCCGGCACTGGACAAGGTCCTGCACCGCGGGCTGCCGTGCTTCGTCAACAAGCCCGCCGCGGCCACCCGTGAGCAGCTCGACCAGCTGGAACGGGTGGTCTCGCGGGCGCCGGAGCTGGTGCTGACCTCCTCCGTGCTGCGCTTCGCCCCGCAGTTCGTCGCGTTCGACGTGCCGCGCGAGCAGGTGCTGGCGGTCCGGGCGACGGTGCGCCACGACGTGGGCCTGTGGGCCACCGGCTACAACCCCTGGCAGGACGACCCGGCGGTGGGCGGCGGCACCCTGGTCATGATGGGCCTGCACGGGGTGGAGCTGCTGGTGGCGTTGCTGGGTCCGGCGGTACGGCTGGTCGGCGCCGCCGGCGCGGTGCGCCGCCACCACGGTCTGCGCTCGGAGGACACCGGCGTGCTCGCGCTGCGCTGGGACGACGGGGTGACCGGCACCGTCGAGGTGCTCGGGGTCAGCGCCGCCGAGACGTACGAGGTCACCGTGCACACGGTCGACGGAGAACGTCGGGTGCTCCTGCGTGGCGGCGCGGAGGAGCTGGGGTACCGGTCCACCGTCGAGGCGTTCGTGGCCATGGTGGGCGGCGCGCCGAGTCCGGTGCCGTGGTCGCAGACCCGCGCGGTGCTCGACGTGCTCACCTCCGCCCGGGCGCTGGCCTGAGATCGCCCGACGTCGCGCGCGAGGGGCGCGTCCGTAATTCACGCGCAGGGCCTGTCTCCCATCGGGAGGCAGGCCCTACGGCTCTTGACGCCCCCACAGACGGAAGTTACGGTCATGACCGTTAATCAGGAAGGGGTGTGGCTGTCATGCGTACGGTGGCGGAACTGGAGGAGCGGCTCTCGCGCCCGCGGGACGTCCTGGTGGACCTGCGCAAGCTCGACGGCGACATCCTCATCCTCGGGGCGGGCGGGAAACTCGGCCCGAGCCTGGTGCGGCTGGCGCTGCGCGGCGTCGCCGAGGCGGGCACCGGCGCCCGGGTGATCGCGGTGTCCCGCTTCTCCGAACCCGGACTCGCCGACGCCCTGCGCGCCCAGGGCGCGGTGATCGTCGAGGCCGACGTCGCCGACGACGCCGCCCTGGCCGCCCTGCCCGACGCGGCGAACGTGCTCTTCCTCGTCGGGGCGAAGTTCGGCACCTCCGGCCGGGAGCACGCCACCTGGGCCACCAACGCCTACCTGCCCGGGCGCGTCGCACAGCGCTTCGCCGGCTCGCGCATCGTCGCGCTGAGCACCGGCAACGTCTACCCCCTGGTGCCGGTCACCACCGGCGGCTGCGTCGAGCAGACCCCGGTACAGCCCGTCGGCGAGTACGCCATGTCCTGCCTCGGCCGCGAACGCGTGCTGAGCCACTTCAGCGTGCGCGACGACACCCCGATGGCGCTGATCCGCCTCAACTACGCCGTCGAGATGCGCTACGGCGTCCTCGTCGACGTCGCCGCCGCGGTCCTGGGCGGACACCCGATCGACCTGACCATGGGGCACGCCAACATCGTCTGGCAGGGCTACGCCAACGAGGTCACCCTGCGCCCTGCACCACACGGCGACGCCGCCGTTCGTGTTGAACCTGACCGGCCGGAGCTGGTCTCCATCCGCCAGGTCGCCCACCGCCCTGGCCGCCGGATGGGCCGCGAGGCGCACCTCACCGGCACCGAGGCACCGACCGCGCTGCTGTCCAACGCCCAGCTCTGCCACCGGCTCTTCGGATACCCCGACGTGCCGGTCGCCGAGCTGATCGACCTGACGGCGCAGTGGGTCGCCGACGGCAATCCCCTGCTCGGCAAGCCGACCGGATTCCAGCGCCGCGACGGCAATTTCTAGGAGAGACCGTGTTGACCGCATCGGACACCCGACAGACCACCGCCCTGGCGCGGTTCGCGCGGGGCTGTGCCATTCCCGCCCACCCGCTCGCCCTCGACGCCGAGCGTCGCCTCGACGAGCGCCGGCAGCGGGCGCTGACCCGCTACTACCTCGCCTCCGGCGCCGGCGGCATCGCCGTCGGCGTGCACACCACCCAGTTCGCCATCCACGACCCCAAGGTCGGTCTGCTCGCTCCCGTGCTGGAACTGGCCGCCGAGACCGCCGCCGGCTCCGAGGCCGTCATGGTCGCCGGCGCCTGCGACACCGCCCAGGCGGTCCGCGAGGCCGAACTCGCCGCCTCGCTCGGCTACCACCTGGTGCTGCTGTCGCCGTACGCCCCGCTGGACGAGGACGCCCTGATCGAGCGGGCCCGCGCCGTCGGCGAGGTGCTGCCGGTCATCGGCTTCTACCTGCAACCCGCCGTCGGCGGTCGGCAACTGTCCGCGGCTTCTGGGCGCGACTGGCCGCGCTGGAGTCCGTGGTCGGCATCAAGGTGGCACCCTTCGACCGCTACCGGACCCTGGACGTGCTGCACGGCGTGTGCGCCGCCGGCCGCCAGGGCGACCTGGCCCTGTACACCGGCAAACGACCACATCCTCGCCGACCTGGTCGCTCCGCACCGGGTGGTGGTGGACGGGCAGCCGGTGCAGGTGGAGTTCGTCGGCGGACTGCTCGGGCAGTGGGCCGTGTGGGCGCGCACCGCGGTGGGCCTGCTCGACGACGCCCGGGCCGCCCGCGGCGGCGACGACGCCGCGCTGCCGCCTGCTCACCCTGGACGGGCACCTCACCGACGCCAACGCCGCCATCTTCGACGCCGCGAACGGCTACCACGGTTGCATCCCCGGCATCCACGAGGTGCTGCGCCGCCAGGGGCTGCTGGCCGGCCGCTGGTGCCTCGACCCGGCCGAGGAGCTCTCGCCCGGCCAGCTCGCCGAACTCGACCGCGTCCACGCGGCGTACCCGCACCTGCGCGACGACGACTTCGTCGCCGAGCACCTGGACCAGTGGATGTCCTGACCCTGCCGGGGCCGGCCCGCGCCACGGGGGCGCGGGCCGGCCGGTCAGAGGGTCAGGCGGTACAGGGTCAGCGGGCGACCGCTGGTGCCGGAGGCCAGGTTGCCCAGCCGCTCGGCCAGACCCGCCAGCTCGAGGCGGTGCAGCATCCGGCGGGCCGTGCGCTGCTGCACGCTGAGATGCTCGGCCACCTCCCGGCTGGTCAGCGGCGTCTCACCGGCGGCGGCACGGACCTCGCGCAGCCGCAGCAGGGTCGGCACCGACAGGCCGACCCGCTGTGCGACAACCGCCAGATTGGCCTCGGCGGGCTGCGGCGGCGGCATCGTCGTCTCCAGCACGATGTCGGTGTCGCCGCGCAGCGACAGCACCGCCGTGGTGGGCCCGACCCGGCGGGCGCGGCTCAACGCGCGGCGGGCCAGGTTCTCCGCCTCCGCCGCGCTGCGGCCGAGCCCGAAGCCGATCTGCACCCGCTCGTGCCGGTCGGCGAGGCGGCGCAGCATCGGCAACGTGGTGAACCCCGCCGTGGCGTCGTGCAGCGGCCCGCGGGTGGTGACGATCAGGTAGGTGTCCGGTGCGAACCGCGCCAGCGTGGCACCGAGGGCGGCGACCTCCTTGAGCAGCCCGCCGTCGCCGTCGGAGAGGCTGGCCAGGCCGAGCGCGATCTGGGCGTCCTCCTGGGCCTGGCTGTCGGCGTGCAGCAGCACCTGGCGCAGCGCTGTACGCACCGAATGCGCCGACGGGGCGAGACGGTACGCCGGCATCTCGTGCCGCAGCACCTCGTAGACCGAACTGATGCAGGTGACGGCGACCCGGGCGCCGGCGCGGTGCTGACGGCGGTGGAAGGCCACCACGTCGTCGGAGCTGAGCTGACCCCGGTACGGCAGGCAGCGCACCTGGTCGACCGGCAGTCCCGCCTCCCCGAAGGTCGCCGCCACGTCCGCGCCGGTGACCGTGTCGATCGAGATGCGGGCCACGTCGTGCCCGTCGCGCAGCAGCCGCACCGTGGCCTGCAGCAGCGTCGCCCCGGTGTAGTCGACGAAGGCCGCCGGACGGTGCAGGACGTTCGCCCGCCGCGCCAGGGGTGTAGGGCACCACACCGGTGAACAGCCACGCCTGCACGTGCGCGCCGTGGGCCTCCACCAGGGCCGGCGCCTGCGACTCGTGGTCGTAGTGCAGCCGCCGCACGGTGACACCCGGCTGCTCCTCGCAGGTGGCTGCCACGTCGTCGACCAGGTCGTGCGGTCCGACGACCGATCTCGATGGTCACGCCCGGCCTCCTGTCGAAGGGTTGCATGTTCCGTAGCTCAAGATTACGGTCAGGCCCGGTATTGGTGAAACCCCGGGAGGGTACGTGTCGTTTCCCAGCATGGCCGACGCCGACGGTCGAACCCTCGGGCAGGAGGAGATCGACGGCGTCACCCGGGTGCTCCGGACGGGCATGCTCAGCTCCGTGTGGGGCACCGAGGTGCGCGCCCTGGAACGCGAGATGGCCGACCGTCACGCAGTCTCGCACGCCGTGGCCGCCAGCTCCGGCACCGCTGCGCTGCACCTGGCCGTCGCCCCGTCGCCCCCGACCCCGGCGACGAGATCATCACCTCGCCCATCAGCGACTTCGGCACCGTCGCGCCCATCCTGGCGCAGAACGCCGTGCCGGTCTTCGCCGATGTCGACCCGTACACCGGCAATCTCGACCCCGCGGCCGTCGCCGCCGCGATCGGACCGCGCACCCGCGCGATCATCGCGGTGCACCTTCGGCGCCGCCGCCGACCTGCGCGCCGTCGCCGCCGACGCCGGTGTGCCGCTGATCGAGGACTGCGCAGGCGTGGCTCGCCCGCTATCCCGACGGCACCCTCGTCGGCACCGCCGGCGCGATCGGCTGCTTCAGCCTCCAGCAGTGGAAGCACATCACCTGTGGTGACGGAGGGCTGGCCATCACCGACGACCCGGCGCTCGCCCGGCGATGCGCCTGTTCGCCGACAAGGGCTGGCCCCGCGACGGCGGACGCCGCCAGCACGTCGGCCTCGGCCTCAACTACCGGATGACCGAACTCGCCGGCGCCGTCGCCCGGGCTCAGCTCGCCAAACTCTCCGGCGTCCTCGCCGACCGACGCCGCACCGCGACCCGGCTGCACGCCGCCCTGTCCGACGTGCCCGGCCTGCACCTGCCCACCGACGTCGACGCGCACGCCTGGTGGCTGTTCCCGATCGTGCTGCGACCACCGCTGGACAACCGCAGCGTCGCCGCCCGTCTCGCCGCCGCCGGAATCCCCGCCCGCCCCGGCTACCTCGACCAGCCGCTGCACTGCGCGCCCGCGCTCACCGAGGCCCCATCTACGGCAGCTCCCGCTATCCGCTCGCGGTGCCGCCCGCCGACCGGCTGCCCACCTATGGGCCGGGGCTGTGCCCGGTCGCCGAACGGCTCGTCGACTCCACCCTGCTGGTGATCGACTGGAACGAGCGCTACACCGACGCGCACGTCGACGAGATCGCCCACGCCGTCCGTGTCGCGGTGACCTCGTGATCGCCCCGGCCGCCGCCGCCCTGCGCGACCGGCTGCGCTGGCAGCTCGTCGCCGCTGCCGCGACCCCCATGGACGCCACCGGCGCCACCGACCCCGCGCTGTGCCGGCGGTACCTTGCGCGGCCTGCTCACCGACGGCGCCGACGCCCTCGCCGTCCTCGCCCACACCGGCCGCGGCCCACACCTCGACGCCGGCCACCCGCGACGTGGATCACCGGCTTGCGCGGTCGACACCGGCGTGCCGGTGATCGTCGGCGTGGGCGGCCCGGCCGGGGGAGCACACCGACCAGGTCGCCACCGAGGCCGCCCGGGCCGCCAGCCTCGGCGCCGCCGGCGTGCTGCTCTTCCCCGTCGACGGCGACCCGCTCGCCCACCACGACGCGATCTGGCAGGCCTCGGGACTGCCCATGCTCGCCTTCGACCTGTACCTGCGGCCCTACCGCCCGGCCCACCTCACCGCCCTGCTCACCACCCCGGCGTCGCCGGCGTCAAGGTCGCCCGGCTGCACGACGCGATGGCCTGCCAGGCCACCCTCGCCGCCGCCCACGCCGCCGACCGCCTCGCCGTCACCGGCGAGGACCGCATGTTCGGGCCGTCGCTGATGTGGGGCGCCCAGGCCGCCCTGGTCGGTCTCGCCGCCGCCGCGGTGCCCGTCGCCGCCACCGTGCTGCGTGCCTTCGCCGAGCAGCGCTACGCCGACTTCGTCGCCGCCTCCGCGCGCCTGGACCGGCTCGCCGAGGTGACCTTCACCGAGCCCATGGAGGGCTACGTGCGTCGCATGCTCTGGATCGCCGCCGACGAGGGCCGCATCCCGCCCGGCTACGCCGTCGACCCGTACGGCCCGGCGCTGACCGAGGACGACCGTGCCCGGGTGCTGGCCGTGGCGAGGCGAGCGTGAACCCGTTCGTCGCCGGCGACCTGCCGGCGGTCACCCTCGACGTCGACGTGCTGGTCGGACGGCCACCCCGACCGACCCGGGTCCCGACGCAGACACACGCCAGGTCATCGCCGCGCTGTCCACCCACGGCATCGCCCGGGCGGCCGTGGCCAGCCTGCGCGCCGCCCTGTTCGACGTCGCCGACGGCAACGACGAGGCCGCGGCCCTCGCCGGGCCCCGCGTGCTCCCGGTCGGCGCAGTCGACCTGCGGGACCCGCTCGGCGCCGAGCGGGAGATCGACCGGCTGGCCGAGCGGGGCGTACGCGCCGTGCGGCTCTTCCCCGACGAGCAACGGGTCGAGGCGGACTTCCCGTCGGTACGGCACGTGGCCCGCCGCGCCGCCCGGGCCGGCCTGGTGATCCTCGCCGGCGGCGACGTGCGCCGCTTCTGGCGCCCACTGCGCGGCACGACCGTCGTCTTCCTCGACACGCACTTCTACCACCTGGGCGACTTCGTGGTCGCCGCCCGCGACGAACCGGGCTTCCACACCTCGACCCGCCTGCTCAACTCTCCCGACGCGTTGGAGACCGTCGCGGAGCACCTGGGCGTCGACCGTCTGCTCTACGGCTCCCGCACCCCCTGGTACGAGGCCGTCGTACCCCGGCTGCGGCTGGCCCGCAGCGGCCTCACGCCGGACCAGGTCGCCGCCGTGGCCGGCGGCAACGCCCACCGGATCCTGGAGCCGCCGGCATGATCATCGACGTGCACGCCCACTGGGGGCCGTGGTTCTTCAGCATGCAGGTCGGCGACCTCGCCACCAACCTCGCCGTCATGGACCGCTACGGCATCGACCTCGCCGTCGTCTCGGCCACCGAGGCGGTGATCTACGACGTGACCGCCGGCAACCGGGCGATGGCCCGCACGCTGGAGGACAGCGACCGGCTGCTCGGCTACCTCACGGTCAACCCGCGCCGGCTCGACGACGCCGAACGCGACCTGCGGGAGCTGCTGCCCACGGGCCGATTCGTCGGGGTGAAGATCCACACCGACTACACGGGGTCCCCGGTGGCCTCCCCCCAGACCCGGGCGGCCCTGGAGCTGGTCGCCGCGCACGACCTGCCCGCCCTGGTGCACACCTGGGACGCCACCCCGCTGGACCTGGCCCAGGCCTGCGCCGACATCCCCCGGCTGCGGGCCATCGCGGGCCACATGGGCGCCAACGGGTGGCGCCATGCCGTCGAGGCCGCGAACGCGGTGGACAACCTCTGGCTCGAACCCTGCTTCTCCCACACCGAGGCCGGACGCTTCGCCGCGGTCGCGGCGGCCGTCGACCCCCGGCGGCTGCTGTTCGGCACCGACGCCACCCTCATCGACCCGGCCGCCGCCTACGGGGCCGTGCTCGCCGCCGACCTCGACCCCGAGCTGGCCGAGCGGGTCGCCTGGCCGCAACGCCGCCGACCTGTTCCGGCTCGACGTCGACGGCTGACCCCGACCCCCGCGCACACGACGCGGGGGCCGCCTCCCGAACCGGGAAGCGGCCCCCGCCGTCGTACGCCCGCCGACTACTTCTTCGGCAGCGGGAACCGGGCCAGGTCGTTGCCGAGCATGCCCCAGGTGGCCCTGCCGTCCGGGGTGAAGTGGAACGACGGGTTGTTGTACCAGCCGCGCGGCACGTTGTCGTACAGCACGGTGGTCTCGCCGCCGGGCACCGTCGGCAGCTCGCAGATGTCGTTGGTCCAGTGCACCCAGGAGAACACCCGACCGTCGACCCCGTTGAACTGGCCGTAGCCGCCCAGGTCGCCCTCCATCACGATCCTGCGGGTGTGCAGGTCGTAGGCGAACCACGCGCCGCGCGGGCGGCGACCCATGGCGTACAGCAGGTTGCCCACCACGTGCAGGCTCTCGTACGACAGCCAGTCCGGCTTGATCTCCTCGCGCCACAGCAGCTGCCGGGTGACGATGTCGACGGCCGCCACCTGCGCGACCTTGCGGATCGGGCCGCTGGTGCCCTCACCGTAGGTGTCACCGGCGAGGTACGCGGTGGTGCCCTGCACCACGACGTCCATCACGCTCTGCTCGGGCAGGAACTCCCGGTGCGTGTCGAAGCTGTTGTCGGTCAGGTCGATGAAGGTCAGCGCGCCGGTGTGCCTGGTGGTCTGCGGGCTGGAGGCCACGATCAGCTGGTTGCGGGGCTTGTCGTGGTGGATCCGCTTGGTGCGCAGCTGCTCGTTGCCGAGCAGCCCGAGCACCGTGACGTCGAAGCTGTCCGGGTCGACCGACACGATCTGCGTGCTCGGGTACAGGCCGGCGTACACGACACCGGCCTTGCCCTCGGCCATCGCCTTGACCTCACCGTTGATGTCGAAACGGTCGCTCGTGCCGGCCTCCGGCCGGTGCACCGTCATCGCGTAGTGCCCGCCCACCCAGATCGTGTTGCGGGTGTGCCGCATCATCGACTGGATCGTCTCCGGGTAGCCGAAGCCGCGGGTGGCCGTCTGCCACACGGTCGCCGCGCCGCCCGGGGTCGCCTTCCACACGTGCCCGAGCCCGGTCACCCCGAGCAGCGCGCCACCGGGCAGCGGCGCGAGCAACTGGTTCTCCACGTTGGCCAGGGGCTGTCCCACCTTGGCCAGGCCGTCGGCCGTCACCTCGTACAGGTTGGTGGTCAGCCGGCACAGCGCGTACACGGTGCCGTCGCTGCCGACCGTCAGCTGGTCGATGTAGCGGTCCTCGGCCGGGATGTCGCGCGACACCCGGCCGGAGCCGTCCGGAGCGAAGGAGATCAGCTGCCGGCCGCAGGCCACGTAGACGACACCGTCGTGGACCAGCATGTCGAGGATGCCGACGGGGGAGGAGCTCAGGTACGACGTCAGGTTGGTCGGCGCTCCGCCGGCCTTCGGCCACCTCAGCAGGGTGCCGGGGGCGGCCGACCCGCCGTAGACGTACTCGTCGTCGACCGCCACGGCCGCCGCGTACTGGGAGGTGGAGATCCGGCCGTACGTCTCGACGCTGCCGTCGGCCAGTCGGATCCGCTTGACCGTGCAGTCCGGGTACGTGCCGATGTACAGGTGCTCCCCGTGCACCACCATGTCGTAGTACCAGGTGGTGGCCCCGCCGGCTCGGGACCAGGCCACGACCTCACGGCTCTGCGGATCGTAGCGGTAGACGTACGCGCTGCCGGCCGGACCGAGGTAGACGTAGCGCCCATCTGCCGCCGCCTTCTGACCGCCGTTGCTCGGGATCGGCAGATCGACGATCGCGCGGTTCTCACCGGTGTGCACGTCGAACTCGCCCAGACGCATCCTGCCCTCAGGGGTGTTGAACCGCGAGGTGATGAAGACGCTGTCGCCGATGACGGCGGCGCCACGGACCGCAGCGGTCAATGAGGCCGGTCCGAAACTGGTCGGCGTGAGAGCGTCCTCCGCTGCGGACGCCGGCGCGAGGAACGTGCCCTGCCCGACTGCCAGGGCCGCTCCGGTGGCGGCGCTACCCGCGAGAAGTGTGCGTCGGCTCAGGGGCATCAGCATCTCCGTTCGTCAGCATCATTACGGCCCGGACCTTAATCGGGGGGCTCGGGATGCGTCAAGGGTGCGGGCGGCTCCGCGTCCATGCCGGACACACCGCGCCGACGTGCTGCCCGACGCGCTCGCGGCCGGCTGGCCGTCGTCGATGAGGGCGGGGTGGTCCGCCTGTCGTCCCGGCCGCTCGGACGGCCCGGCGTGCCGGCGGAGCGCGCGGTCGGTGACGACGTCGTGCGGCGTCCACACGTCGCTGGCGGCCGGCGACGGGTCGCGCGTACAGGCCGAGGGGCGGGGCGTCGTGGAGGACGGCCCCGCCCCTCGGTTGCGGTGCGGATCGGTGGCGGCGGCGTACGTCGATGCCGGACGGGCCGCTGCTTCCCGGCAGGCCCCGGGCCTACGGACGGTGCCGCTGCGCTGCTACCCGGCGTACGTCTCGAACTCGGCGACCTTCGGCGTGCCGTTCGAGCTGTTGATCTTGAAGGTGATCTTGGTCAGTGAGGTCCGGGGGATGCCGATGACGCCCGCGCCGCTGCCGGAGGCCAGGACGGCGCCGGTGTTGTAGTTGATGACCTGCCAGGATCCGATGGAGCCCTGGGTGCCCGACGGTTCACGGATGGCCACCGTGGAGACCGTGGTGGCCGAGCCCCACTTGATCGAGACGGAACCGGTCGCGCCCGCCGGCGACCAGTAGGTGCTCAGGTTGCCGTCGCGCACGTTGCCGTAGCTCGTCCCGTCGGCCTTGCTGGAACCGTCGGAGCCCGCCCCGATGCTGAGGTTGGTCCCACCGGGCTGGGTCGGGCCCGGCGTGGGGCTGGTCGGCGCCGGGGTGGGGGTGGTCGGTGCCGGCGTGGGACTGGTCGGACCCGGGGTGGGGCTGGTCGGTCCCGCCGTCGGCGACTGCGGCGTGCAGTTGCCGTCCGACACCTGCAGGCCCTTGTTGGCGCCGGCGGTCTGACTGACGACGCTCGGCAC
This genomic interval from Micromonospora coxensis contains the following:
- a CDS encoding amidohydrolase family protein, with amino-acid sequence MASLRAALFDVADGNDEAAALAGPRVLPVGAVDLRDPLGAEREIDRLAERGVRAVRLFPDEQRVEADFPSVRHVARRAARAGLVILAGGDVRRFWRPLRGTTVVFLDTHFYHLGDFVVAARDEPGFHTSTRLLNSPDALETVAEHLGVDRLLYGSRTPWYEAVVPRLRLARSGLTPDQVAAVAGGNAHRILEPPA
- a CDS encoding NAD-dependent epimerase/dehydratase family protein produces the protein MRTVAELEERLSRPRDVLVDLRKLDGDILILGAGGKLGPSLVRLALRGVAEAGTGARVIAVSRFSEPGLADALRAQGAVIVEADVADDAALAALPDAANVLFLVGAKFGTSGREHATWATNAYLPGRVAQRFAGSRIVALSTGNVYPLVPVTTGGCVEQTPVQPVGEYAMSCLGRERVLSHFSVRDDTPMALIRLNYAVEMRYGVLVDVAAAVLGGHPIDLTMGHANIVWQGYANEVTLRPAPHGDAAVRVEPDRPELVSIRQVAHRPGRRMGREAHLTGTEAPTALLSNAQLCHRLFGYPDVPVAELIDLTAQWVADGNPLLGKPTGFQRRDGNF
- a CDS encoding amidohydrolase family protein translates to MIIDVHAHWGPWFFSMQVGDLATNLAVMDRYGIDLAVVSATEAVIYDVTAGNRAMARTLEDSDRLLGYLTVNPRRLDDAERDLRELLPTGRFVGVKIHTDYTGSPVASPQTRAALELVAAHDLPALVHTWDATPLDLAQACADIPRLRAIAGHMGANGWRHAVEAANAVDNLWLEPCFSHTEAGRFAAVAAAVDPRRLLFGTDATLIDPAAAYGAVLAADLDPELAERVAWPQRRRPVPARRRRLTPTPAHTTRGPPPEPGSGPRRRTPADYFFGSGNRARSLPSMPQVALPSGVKWNDGLLYQPRGTLSYSTVVSPPGTVGSSQMSLVQCTQENTRPSTPLNWP
- a CDS encoding Gfo/Idh/MocA family protein yields the protein MRIALAGLATSHPYTDARALRDVAQLTVWEPDPHRLDRFRAEHPHATVLPDLDALLAADPDGVVLTVPTPDVPPALDKVLHRGLPCFVNKPAAATREQLDQLERVVSRAPELVLTSSVLRFAPQFVAFDVPREQVLAVRATVRHDVGLWATGYNPWQDDPAVGGGTLVMMGLHGVELLVALLGPAVRLVGAAGAVRRHHGLRSEDTGVLALRWDDGVTGTVEVLGVSAAETYEVTVHTVDGERRVLLRGGAEELGYRSTVEAFVAMVGGAPSPVPWSQTRAVLDVLTSARALA